From a region of the Solanum stenotomum isolate F172 chromosome 2, ASM1918654v1, whole genome shotgun sequence genome:
- the LOC125854653 gene encoding scarecrow-like protein 14 — MVMDSRNYKGLYDATSGIQLKDEDDDKPFFQDLNLINHLRVSDALVERNLEPVNFVPSAMDNYHEDYDFSDVVLKYISQMLMEENIEEKTCMFQESAALQAAERSFYEVIGEKYPPSPILDLGQDGRCGVDSSSNNYYSCGSDVTDGLLCPNWNPDLGDTDSSHTQQFAVDSGTSQSSLSSPSSSGTVTDAHVDSPVNSIQIPDIFSDSESIMQFKKGVEEASKFLPTGNSLLLDVRYNVVVKEDNENGKDAVENRGKQKSTEGSKGKKNIHHDDVDVMEERSNKQSAVFYESTVRSDLFDKVLLCSGGKNESALRESWQVVSSKHAPENVLPKGSNGRKSRGKKQGGKRDAVDLRTILTLCAQAVAADDRRTANEFLKQIRQNSSPTGDGMQRVAHYFANGLEARMAGSGTQIYTDFISMPTSAADILKAYQLFLAACPFRKLFNFFSNKTIMNVAETASTVHIIDFGIMYGFQWPCFIQRLSRRPGGPPKLRITGIDFPNPGFRPAERVEETGRRLADYAESFNVPFEFVAIAQKWETIKVEDLKIQKDEVLAVNCMYRFRNLLDETVVVNSPRDIVLNLIRKLNPDVYVQGIVNGAYNAPFFITRFREALFHYSSVFDMLEANIPREIPERLLLEKSIFGREAMNVVACEAAERIERPETYKQWQVRNIRAGFRQLPLNEEILRVAKDRVKAYHKDFVIDVDGKWLLQGWKGRIMYAASTWKGSL, encoded by the coding sequence ATGGTCATGGATAGTAGAAACTATAAGGGGTTATATGATGCAACATCTGGAATTCAATTAAAGGATGAGGATGATGATAAGCCATTTTTTCAAGATCTGAATCTGATTAATCATCTTAGAGTTAGTGATGCTTTAGTTGAACGAAATCTAGAACCCGTTAATTTCGTTCCATCAGCTATGGATAACTATCATGAGGATTATGATTTTAGTGATGTAGTGCTTAAGTATATTAGCCAAATGCTTATGGAAGAGAATATTGAAGAGAAGACATGTATGTTTCAAGAATCTGCAGCTCTTCAAGCTGCTGAAAGATCGTTTTACGAAGTTATTGGAGAGAAGTACCCTCCGTCTCCCATTCTTGATTTAGGTCAGGATGGACGTTGCGGTGTGGACTCTAGTAGTAATAATTACTATAGTTGTGGAAGTGATGTTACTGATGGCTTACTATGCCCAAATTGGAATCCTGATCTTGGTGATACCGACTCTTCACATACTCAACAATTTGCGGTTGATTCTGGGACTTCTCAGTCATCACTCAGTTCACCAAGTAGCTCCGGAACTGTCACTGATGCACATGTGGATTCGCCTGTGAACTCAATTCAGATTCCGGACATATTTAGTGATAGTGAGTCGATCATGCAGTTTAAGAAAGGTGTCGAGGAAGCAAGTAAGTTCCTTCCTACAGGCAATAGTTTGCTCCTTGATGTAAGGTATAATGTAGTGGTGAAGGAGGATAATGAAAACGGAAAAGATGCAGTGGAGAATCGTGGGAAACAGAAATCTACCGAAGGATCGAAAGGGAAGAAAAACATTCATcatgatgatgttgatgttaTGGAAGAGAGAAGTAACAAGCAATCTGCAGTTTTCTATGAATCAACTGTTCGATCAGATTTGTTTGATAAAGTGTTGCTATGCAGTGGAGGGAAAAATGAATCTGCTCTTCGTGAGTCCTGGCAGGTGGTATCAAGTAAACATGCTCCAGAGAACGTCCTTCCAAAGGGATCTAACGGTAGGAAGTCCCGCGGAAAGAAACAGGGGGGTAAAAGAGATGCAGTAGACTTAAGAACCATCTTGACACTTTGTGCACAAGCTGTTGCTGCAGATGATCGAAGGACAGCAAATGAGTTTCTGAAGCAGATTAGGCAGAATTCTTCTCCGACAGGGGATGGGATGCAGAGGGTGGCCCATTATTTCGCCAATGGTCTTGAGGCACGGATGGCTGGTTCTGGTACTCAGATTTATACCGATTTTATTTCGATGCCTACATCAGCAGCTGATATCTTAAAAGCTTACCAGCTATTTCTTGCTGCCTGCCCATTTAGAAAACTCTTTAACTTCTTCTCAAATAAAACAATTATGAATGTAGCTGAAACGGCATCAACAGTGCATATCATAGATTTTGGTATCATGTATGGCTTCCAGTGGCCCTGCTTCATACAACGTCTCTCTCGTAGACCAGGTGGACCTCCCAAGCTCCGGATAACTGGGATAGACTTTCCAAATCCTGGTTTCCGACCAGCAGAGAGGGTTGAGGAAACGGGGAGGAGGTTAGCTGATTATGCTGAGAGTTTCAATGTTCCATTTGAGTTCGTAGCTATAGCACAGAAGTGGGAGACAATTAAAGTGGAGGATCTTAAGATCCAGAAGGATGAGGTTCTTGCAGTAAACTGCATGTATCGGTTCAGGAATCTACTCGATGAGACTGTGGTGGTAAATAGTCCTAGGGATATTGTATTGAATCTCATCCGGAAGTTAAATCCTGATGTTTACGTACAGGGGATCGTAAACGGTGCTTATAATGCTCCCTTCTTTATCACACGATTCCGGGAGGCACTTTTTCATTACTCGTCAGTGTTTGATATGCTTGAAGCTAACATTCCCCGTGAAATTCCTGAAAGATTGCTTCTTGAAAAGTCAATATTTGGCAGGGAGGCAATGAATGTTGTAGCGTGTGAAGCTGCTGAGAGGATTGAGAGACCAGAAACATATAAACAATGGCAGGTCAGAAATATAAGGGCTGGTTTTAGGCAGCTTCCTTTGAACGAGGAGATCTTGAGGGTGGCAAAAGATCGTGTAAAGGCGTACCACAAGGATTTCGTGATTGATGTAGACGGTAAGTGGCTACTGCAGGGATGGAAAGGTCGTATCATGTATGCAGCTTCAACCTGGAAGGGATCTCTTTGA